The sequence TACGGCACCAGAGCCGTAATCCATCAATACATAATTACCCACCCAAACGGACACTTCTTTGCCGGTAATGGGATGAAGGGCTTTAAGGCCGGTATCGATGCCTTTCTTTTCCATGCTAGCCATGTCGGCTTCGGCAACGGATTGAACCTTACAGGCTTGAATAAATTCGGCGAGTGCGGGGTTGTTCTCGGCTTGCGCGAGAGCGATTGGGTGTTCTGCGGCGAGGCTTACATAGGTGACGCCCATGAGTGTATCGGGGCGGGTGGTGTAAACCTCAAACCCCGTGTGCCCTGCGACGGTTTCGGTTAAGTCGAAACGCATGTCTACACCGCGGCTTTTGCCTATCCAGTTGCGCTGCATGGTTTTGACTTGTTCTGGCCAGTTGGGCAGTTTGTCGAGGTCGGCGAGTAGCTCTTCTGCGTAGTCGGTGATGCGAATAAACCACTGGGGTATTTCTTTTCGTTCAACGGGGGTGTCGCAACGCCAGCAGCAACCGTCAACAACCTGTTCATTGGCCAATACCGTTTGGTCGTGTGGGCACCAGTTAACCGCCGAGACTTTTTTATAGGCTAAGCCTTTTTCATACAGGCGGGTAAAGAACCACTGTTCCCAGCGGTAGTAGTCGGGCTTACAGGTGGTTACTTCGCGTGTCCAATCAAAGCCAAACCCCAGCTCGGTGAGTTGCTTACGCATGTAATCCGTATTGCTGTAAGTCCATGCGGCGGGGGCGGTATTGTTTTTAATGGCGGCGTTTTCGGCCGGTAAGCCAAATGCATCCCAGCCCATTGGGTGTAGAACATTCTTCCCTTGCATACGCTGAAAGCGCGCGATCACGTCAGAAATAGTGTAGTTACGTACGTGTCCCATGTGCAGCCTGCCACTGGGGTAGGGGAACATCGCCAAGCAATAGAATTTTTCCTTGCTGGTGTCTTCAGTAACGTTGAAGCTTTTGTTTGTGTCCCAGAATTGCTGGGCGGCTTGTTCTATTTCAGACGGAAGATAAAGGTCTTTCATGGATGGATGTTTTTGGCCTGCGCTGTAGGGAAGGAGGGATTCATAAAAAATGGTTCGGCATTATGACAAAAAAAGGGGGTGAGTTATAGAAGTGCGCGTGCGAAGCCGCGCTTATTCCGTGACAGGTGTAGGGGATTTTGGCTGTTTGTGGCGTGCCTTATCGAGGTGTTCGCACATTTGGGCGCCTCCATCCAGAATTCTCGCGGTATGGCGCTGGATAATATCCGGTGGAATAAAAAATAGGTTTTGCGACTGTACGGCGTTTAGTGACGGCCATTGCTGCCATTCATCTAACCAGTCGGGCCGTTGTTCGCCCATGCCGCTGGCTACAATTACGTCGGGGTTGCGGGCCAAAACCGATTCAATACTGAGCTTTGGTGCCACTACAGGCAGGTCGCCAAATGCGTTGAGGCCGTTACACAGTTGGATGAGATCGCTAATAATATGTTGGTCGTTTAGTGTTTGAAGGGGCGAGTTCCAGACTTGGTACAGCACGCTAACGGTGGGTTTGCCTTGATTGCGGGCGCGAAGCCTATTGAGACGTGTCAGGTATTGCGTGGCCTGTTGCTCGGCGATGCCCGTATTGCCGGTAAGTATGCCAAAGTCACGAATAGATTTTGCAACGTCTTTAAGATTTAGGGGATTGCTGGCATACACCGGAATACCCAAAGTCGCGAGCTTCGGCAAAATAAGCCCGCCGTGGCCCGAATTCCAGCCTATGACTAGATCGGGCTTGAGCGCAAGGATGGCTTCTAAGCTGTGGCTGCTAATGGCACCTACACGAGGAATGTTCACTGCTTCTGGCGGGTAGTCGCAATAGTCGACAGCGCCCACAATGGCATGGCCAGCACCGGCCGAAAAAAGGTTTTCTACAATATGCGGTGCTAGTGCGACGATGCGCTTTGCGGGTTTGTCGAGTGTTATAGTTGTGCCGCTAAAGTCAGTGACAGTCACTGCGTGCTCGGGCAACGCGTATGGCCGGTGGGCCGTGCACAAGAGTAGAAAACCCATAAATAGGTAGGCAAATAATGGTCGCATAGTGTTTTCCGTAAACGGCAAAAAAGTGGCCTTTAAGCTTATGTTGAAGCTGACAGCGCTAGCGTAAAGATTAAAAGAATTAGGGTTTCATTCCACTCGATAAAAGCGCCAACGCAATCGCCTACGTAGCCGCCAATGCGGGCGATCCAAAATTGTCGCCAAACGGCGAGCCAGCACAGGCTTAATACCATTGAGACAACCACCCACCAGAGGGGAACTAAAAAACTGAGCGCAAAGAGCACACCCAAACCTTGCAAAACGGTGCTGTGGCGTGACTGAGATTGAACCTCCATACCCAAGCCCTGGGTACGCACGTAGGGGGTGGTTTGCATATAACCCGATGCGCAGAGCCGGCTGACAACAATTGCGGTGGCCATGGCGGTGAGACCGTAATGTTGTTCGAGCAGTGTGTAAATTAAAACGACTTTTGTTAATAGCGTTAGTACCAGTGCGACAACGGCCATTGCGCCGACAGTGGGGGATTTAAATATGGGCAGTATTTTAGCGGTGGCGCTGTGGCCGGCGGCAGCGGCATCAATGCTGTCGGCGAGACCGTCTAGGTGAAGTGCGCCCGTTATGATTACCCAAGCAATGAGTAATACCATGGCGAGTAAAGGCTGAGGTAAGAAAGGGCTAAGGCAAAGATATAAAACGCACAGTAGACCTGCAATAAGCCCGCCGACGAGTGCGTAATAGTTGACGGATGCTTTGCGTGTGGCCTCGTTATAATCGCTCGTCTTTAACCACCGTGTAACGGGTAGTTGGGTGAGCAAGGCAACGGCCATTAACAGCGGCGGCAGGACCATTAGGTTTTATTGCCAATAAAGTTATGTGCAATTAGTTTTATGAGGCGATTATTGTTTGTGTCGGTGGGGGTCTTTCCTATTTTGTCGAACACGCGAACACGTGAAATCGACGCAAAAGGCACATCAAAGACTTGTGCGTTTTCCAAATTCAACCCGAGTAAGGTGGCCAACATTACGCGAATGGCACCACCATGAGCGATGACCAATACTTTTTGGCCTCGGTGGGTGCTGCTGGCGGCGGCAAAAAAGGCGGAAAGTCGTGTTGCAACATCGGTTAAGGGTTCACCGTTGGGAGGTGTATTGGCGACAGGGTTTCGCAGCCATGCGGCGATATGAGCGTAGTGATGTTTCCACACCTCTGCGCGCAGTTGCCCTTCCCAATCGCCGTAGCGTACTTCGACAAGTCGATTATCAGAGACCAGCGGAATATTGCGCTGCAGGGACAATCGTTGAGCAAATTCATGGCAGCGTTTCATGGTAGATGAATGAATGACATCCCATTGTTCGTCGATTTGATCGCAGCTTGCTTGCATGTTGGCAACCCCTTCGGGCCGCAATACAACATCGGTGGAGCCGCGAAATATCTCGCCTCCTTCGCATTCCCCGTGCCTTAAAAAATCGAATTGGGTTACCGTAAAATCATCTAACGCTTTCATCAATACCTGCGCCCGTAAAGGTGGCCATTTGTGAGTGTAAAGCCAGTGCGTTTTGTAAAAGCGGCACGGCCATCGCGGCGCCACTACCTTCGCCCAAACGCATGTCCAATTGCAAAAGTGGTGTAACGCCGAAATATTCTAGCGCTAAAGTGTGCGCGGGTTCTGCCGAACAGTGCGAAAAGAGGCTCCATCGCAGAATATCGGGGTTAATACTGTGGGCAATTAACAGCGCGGCGGTGGCGATAAATCCGTCGATGACAATGGGTATACCTTGTTGAGCCGCGGTTAGATAAGCACCGGTGAGTGCGGCAATTTCGAAACCGCCGCAGCAGCTTAAAGCGCTAAGCCCTTTATGATCACTCGCTGCAACCGTGGGTTGATGTAATTGAAGTGCTTGCTGAAGAATGAGTTGTTTGTGTTGAAGGCCGGCATTGTCGAGCCCTGTACCTGGGCCTGTGAGTTCTTTGAGTGGGTATTGCAGCAGTAATGCGTAAAGCAGGGATGCGGACGATGTATTGCCAATACCCATTTCACCACCAATAAACAGTTGAGGTTGTTGCTGTTTTTGAGCCTCCACAATAACGGATCGACCGGCGTTTAATGCGGCATAAAGCTGTGTTTTACTCATAGCTTCTGTCGTGGCGGAATCAAGCGTGCCAGGGCCAATCGATAAGTCGAATGCGGGGTTTAAATGTGTGGGTGAATAGGCCGTGCCCATATTGCGAATGCCAAAATCGGCGTTTATTTGCTGACTAAGAATATTGATAGCGGCCCCACCAGTAACGAAATTGTCTATCATTTGGGCTGTGACACTTTGGGGAAACGCTGAAATATTGTGCGCGCAAATACCATGATCACCTGCGAATACTCTTACACATATACGTGATAGCGTGGGTAAAACGTTGCCTTGCCAGCCAGCAAATTGCAGCGCGATGGTTTCGAGTTTACCCAGTGAACCGGGTGGTTTTGTGAGCGTTAATTGATGTTGCTTTGCCGCGGCTATAATGGCTTGATCAATGGTGGCTAAAGGGTGTGATAGCCACTGTAAAGCGCTTGCCGTATTCATGGTGCGTCCTTTAGTGAATGCGTGTTAATGGCTTTTAACGGAAGGGGTAGGCCTGCGACAACAAGAGTGACGTTATCGCAATGAGCGGCGAGCGATTGATGAAGCCAGCCGCTGTTATCAACAAATTCGCGGCTGAGTTGGCCGAGAGGCACTACACCGCTGCCCACCTCATTGCTGACAAAAATAATGTCGGCTTGCAGTGTGGGCAGAACGTTAAGTAAGGCATTTTTTTCCTGATCAAAACATTTATTGGCTAAACAATTGGACAGCCACAAGGTTAAACAGTCGACCAGAATCGTCGTGTTTGCGTGGTTGTGGTGTGTGAGTATGTCGGCGATACCGAGTGGTTCTTCAATTGTTTGCCAATGTGCAGGGCGTGAGGCTTTATGGTTCTCAATGCGCTCGGTCATTTCGTTGTCGCCAGCCCAGCCCGTCGCCACATAGATAACGGTATTGTCGTTGCGCAGGGCTAGTGTTTCGGCGTAGGTACTTTTGCCGCTACGAGCGCCACC is a genomic window of Teredinibacter purpureus containing:
- the cobU gene encoding bifunctional adenosylcobinamide kinase/adenosylcobinamide-phosphate guanylyltransferase; protein product: MKSLILGGARSGKSTYAETLALRNDNTVIYVATGWAGDNEMTERIENHKASRPAHWQTIEEPLGIADILTHHNHANTTILVDCLTLWLSNCLANKCFDQEKNALLNVLPTLQADIIFVSNEVGSGVVPLGQLSREFVDNSGWLHQSLAAHCDNVTLVVAGLPLPLKAINTHSLKDAP
- a CDS encoding adenosylcobinamide-GDP ribazoletransferase; protein product: MVLPPLLMAVALLTQLPVTRWLKTSDYNEATRKASVNYYALVGGLIAGLLCVLYLCLSPFLPQPLLAMVLLIAWVIITGALHLDGLADSIDAAAAGHSATAKILPIFKSPTVGAMAVVALVLTLLTKVVLIYTLLEQHYGLTAMATAIVVSRLCASGYMQTTPYVRTQGLGMEVQSQSRHSTVLQGLGVLFALSFLVPLWWVVVSMVLSLCWLAVWRQFWIARIGGYVGDCVGAFIEWNETLILLIFTLALSAST
- the cobT gene encoding nicotinate-nucleotide--dimethylbenzimidazole phosphoribosyltransferase, whose translation is MNTASALQWLSHPLATIDQAIIAAAKQHQLTLTKPPGSLGKLETIALQFAGWQGNVLPTLSRICVRVFAGDHGICAHNISAFPQSVTAQMIDNFVTGGAAINILSQQINADFGIRNMGTAYSPTHLNPAFDLSIGPGTLDSATTEAMSKTQLYAALNAGRSVIVEAQKQQQPQLFIGGEMGIGNTSSASLLYALLLQYPLKELTGPGTGLDNAGLQHKQLILQQALQLHQPTVAASDHKGLSALSCCGGFEIAALTGAYLTAAQQGIPIVIDGFIATAALLIAHSINPDILRWSLFSHCSAEPAHTLALEYFGVTPLLQLDMRLGEGSGAAMAVPLLQNALALHSQMATFTGAGIDESVR
- a CDS encoding histidine phosphatase family protein produces the protein MKALDDFTVTQFDFLRHGECEGGEIFRGSTDVVLRPEGVANMQASCDQIDEQWDVIHSSTMKRCHEFAQRLSLQRNIPLVSDNRLVEVRYGDWEGQLRAEVWKHHYAHIAAWLRNPVANTPPNGEPLTDVATRLSAFFAAASSTHRGQKVLVIAHGGAIRVMLATLLGLNLENAQVFDVPFASISRVRVFDKIGKTPTDTNNNRLIKLIAHNFIGNKT
- a CDS encoding cobalamin-binding protein, giving the protein MRPLFAYLFMGFLLLCTAHRPYALPEHAVTVTDFSGTTITLDKPAKRIVALAPHIVENLFSAGAGHAIVGAVDYCDYPPEAVNIPRVGAISSHSLEAILALKPDLVIGWNSGHGGLILPKLATLGIPVYASNPLNLKDVAKSIRDFGILTGNTGIAEQQATQYLTRLNRLRARNQGKPTVSVLYQVWNSPLQTLNDQHIISDLIQLCNGLNAFGDLPVVAPKLSIESVLARNPDVIVASGMGEQRPDWLDEWQQWPSLNAVQSQNLFFIPPDIIQRHTARILDGGAQMCEHLDKARHKQPKSPTPVTE